The following are encoded together in the Streptomyces sp. NBC_00358 genome:
- a CDS encoding SRPBCC family protein — MEWTGARYADQPTVDVRVRIDAPPWRVWELVSDVALMPELSAELQSVEWLDGATGPAVGARFVGRSRHESLGEWETTSYVVECEPLRRFAWAVGDPEHPSAVWRFDLKEADGGTELTQWMRMGPGRSGLSFAIDRMPEKEQKIVFVRLREFERSMTDTVAAIGKLAESAEGAGA, encoded by the coding sequence ATGGAGTGGACGGGCGCGCGCTACGCGGACCAGCCGACGGTCGATGTGCGGGTACGGATCGACGCTCCGCCGTGGCGGGTGTGGGAGCTCGTGTCCGACGTCGCTCTGATGCCGGAGCTGAGCGCCGAGCTCCAGTCGGTGGAGTGGCTGGACGGCGCGACGGGACCGGCCGTCGGAGCCCGGTTCGTGGGGCGCAGCAGGCACGAGTCGCTGGGGGAGTGGGAGACCACCTCGTACGTGGTGGAGTGCGAGCCGCTTCGGAGGTTCGCCTGGGCGGTGGGAGACCCCGAACACCCCAGCGCGGTCTGGCGGTTCGACCTGAAGGAGGCGGACGGCGGCACGGAGCTGACCCAGTGGATGCGGATGGGGCCCGGCCGGTCGGGTCTCTCCTTCGCGATCGACCGGATGCCGGAGAAGGAGCAGAAGATCGTGTTCGTACGGCTGCGGGAGTTCGAGCGGAGCATGACGGACACCGTCGCCGCGATCGGGAAGCTCGCCGAGAGCGCGGAAGGGGCGGGTGCGTGA
- a CDS encoding DUF7144 family membrane protein — MSQDSSQPPGPPPGGGTGAQPSGGDMPLWGDQWSGAAPAAGGMGPPPTGNSGWAAGGVTFAGVLLLVNGGLNILQGISAIAKDDVYARVNDYVYRINLTGWGWILLILGAIAVVTGWGILKDAKWARITGIVLAALSMLFQFMFLPYAPIWSVILIAIDVFVIWALASYRPDARQPR, encoded by the coding sequence ATGAGCCAGGACTCTTCGCAGCCTCCGGGGCCCCCGCCCGGCGGTGGCACGGGCGCCCAGCCGAGCGGCGGCGACATGCCGCTGTGGGGAGACCAGTGGTCCGGAGCCGCGCCCGCCGCGGGAGGCATGGGACCGCCGCCCACGGGCAACAGCGGCTGGGCGGCCGGCGGCGTCACCTTCGCGGGCGTCCTGCTGCTGGTGAACGGCGGCCTCAACATACTCCAGGGCATCTCCGCGATAGCCAAGGACGATGTGTACGCGCGCGTGAACGACTACGTCTACCGCATCAACCTCACCGGCTGGGGCTGGATCCTGCTGATCCTCGGCGCGATCGCCGTCGTCACCGGCTGGGGGATTCTCAAGGACGCCAAGTGGGCCCGTATCACCGGTATCGTGCTGGCCGCGCTGAGCATGCTCTTCCAGTTCATGTTCCTGCCGTACGCGCCGATCTGGTCGGTCATTCTGATCGCCATCGATGTCTTCGTCATCTGGGCCCTCGCCTCGTACCGGCCCGACGCCCGTCAGCCGCGCTGA
- a CDS encoding LLM class flavin-dependent oxidoreductase translates to MRTSTTIEASTGDWRETVDFVVEAEKLGMDICWVAEAWGSEAPSPLGYLAARTERMLLGSGIIQLGTRTPAAIARAAITLSNISGGRFLLGLGPSGPQVIEGLHGVPFARPLSRMRETVEIVRQAAAGEKLSYEGREFTIPLPGGEARPMRMSMRAEHDLPVYLATLSPKMLRLTGEVADGWLGTSFVPEGAKEAYFDHLDAGLAAGGRTRADLDVCQGAEVAFAEDEDALRAMVAGRKKELAFSLGGMGSATTNFYNAAYSRQGWAEIAAEIHERWQSGDRDGAAGLVTDEMVLGTTLIGTEDMVRERLRVWRAAGVDTVRLYPAGETLDERLTTLGRALDLVSAEWPTARR, encoded by the coding sequence ATGCGTACCTCCACGACGATCGAGGCGTCGACGGGCGACTGGCGGGAGACCGTCGACTTCGTGGTCGAGGCCGAGAAGCTGGGGATGGACATCTGCTGGGTGGCGGAGGCCTGGGGCTCCGAAGCCCCTTCCCCGCTGGGCTACTTGGCGGCGCGGACCGAGCGGATGCTGCTCGGCTCGGGGATCATCCAGCTCGGGACCCGCACCCCGGCGGCCATCGCCCGCGCCGCGATCACGCTCTCCAACATCTCCGGCGGGCGCTTCCTGCTCGGCCTCGGTCCGTCCGGCCCCCAGGTGATCGAGGGACTGCACGGCGTACCGTTCGCGCGCCCGCTGTCCCGGATGCGGGAGACCGTGGAGATCGTCCGGCAGGCGGCCGCCGGGGAGAAACTCTCGTACGAGGGACGGGAGTTCACGATCCCGCTGCCCGGCGGCGAGGCGCGGCCCATGCGGATGTCCATGCGAGCCGAGCACGACCTGCCCGTCTATCTCGCCACTCTCTCGCCGAAGATGCTGCGGCTGACGGGGGAGGTCGCGGACGGCTGGCTCGGCACCAGCTTCGTACCCGAGGGCGCCAAGGAGGCGTACTTCGACCACCTGGACGCGGGTCTCGCGGCGGGCGGCCGGACCCGCGCCGACCTCGATGTCTGCCAGGGCGCCGAAGTCGCCTTCGCCGAGGACGAGGACGCGCTGCGCGCCATGGTCGCGGGCCGGAAGAAGGAACTCGCCTTCAGCCTGGGCGGGATGGGCTCCGCCACCACCAACTTCTACAACGCCGCCTACAGCAGGCAGGGTTGGGCGGAGATCGCCGCCGAGATCCATGAGCGCTGGCAGTCCGGGGACCGGGACGGCGCCGCGGGGCTCGTGACCGACGAGATGGTTCTCGGCACCACCCTGATCGGCACCGAGGACATGGTCCGCGAACGGCTCCGCGTCTGGCGCGCCGCCGGGGTCGACACGGTCCGCCTCTACCCCGCAGGCGAGACCCTCGACGAACGGCTCACGACCCTGGGGCGGGCACTGGACCTCGTATCCGCCGAGTGGCCGACGGCTCGGCGGTAG
- a CDS encoding winged helix-turn-helix transcriptional regulator, translated as MRRTSFANWPCSIARTMDLLGDWWTPLVLREAFYGIKRFDAFQQELGIARNTLTDRLRRLVDEGLMEKRAYQTDPVRYDYVLTEMGRDFFGVLAAMNSWGNRWLSGEQGPPVVFHHDRCGHRSEAAVVCADCGEPMTAEDTHPRLGPGYPPHLAERPDIRKRFTA; from the coding sequence GTGAGGCGGACTTCTTTTGCGAACTGGCCGTGTTCCATCGCGCGCACGATGGATCTGCTCGGCGACTGGTGGACGCCGCTCGTGCTGCGGGAGGCGTTCTACGGGATCAAGCGGTTCGACGCGTTCCAGCAGGAGCTCGGTATCGCGCGCAACACGCTGACCGACCGGCTCCGTCGGCTCGTCGACGAAGGGCTCATGGAGAAGCGAGCCTATCAGACGGACCCCGTGCGGTACGACTACGTGCTCACCGAGATGGGCCGGGACTTCTTCGGTGTTCTGGCCGCTATGAACAGCTGGGGCAACCGCTGGCTCAGCGGTGAGCAGGGGCCGCCGGTCGTCTTCCACCACGACCGCTGCGGGCACCGGAGCGAGGCCGCGGTGGTGTGCGCCGACTGCGGTGAGCCGATGACGGCCGAGGACACCCATCCGCGGCTCGGCCCCGGCTATCCGCCGCACCTCGCCGAGCGCCCGGACATCCGCAAGCGCTTCACCGCCTGA
- a CDS encoding vWA domain-containing protein: protein MTADAPRALDLEKLFAARLHAARVRPYLATALFALHTVESRWVPTMAVDPYWRCYVSPGFVDRMSVEDLAGVWVHEVSHLLRDHHGRSERVARERGLTGPGERLRMNIAADCEINDDAFGEGLVRPEGAVTPELLHLPPGELMEDYLRRFRLGPRTQSLAWLDCGSGADGRLREWDLGPDGARGLNAQERDMVRFRVAQGIKGRPGKTPAGWERWAEEAFHPPQPWRELLGAAVRSAASAPGAVEDYSYGRPSRRSAGVPGVVLPSLRRRPPRVSVVIDTSGSVSDAELGSALLEVTAISRAVGGRRDLISVVSCDSAARIADPVCRAEGIRLVGGGGTDLRSGFAAALRRRPHPDVVVVLTDGQTPWPDARPPCRTVVGLFPRGRSDGSWNEDDPDYVPDLPPTWARVVEIGSAPSVR, encoded by the coding sequence ATGACGGCGGACGCGCCGAGGGCCCTGGACCTCGAAAAGCTCTTCGCGGCCCGGCTGCACGCCGCTCGGGTCAGGCCCTACCTGGCGACGGCCCTGTTCGCCCTGCACACCGTCGAGTCGAGATGGGTGCCGACGATGGCCGTCGACCCCTACTGGCGGTGCTATGTCTCCCCGGGGTTCGTGGACCGTATGTCCGTCGAGGACCTGGCCGGTGTCTGGGTGCACGAGGTGTCGCATCTGCTCCGCGACCATCACGGCCGCAGTGAACGGGTCGCCCGCGAGCGCGGACTCACCGGTCCGGGGGAACGGCTGCGGATGAACATCGCCGCGGACTGCGAGATCAACGACGACGCGTTCGGCGAGGGGCTCGTCCGGCCCGAGGGTGCCGTCACGCCGGAGCTCCTGCACCTGCCCCCGGGGGAACTCATGGAGGACTATCTCCGCCGGTTCCGACTGGGGCCGCGTACGCAGAGCCTGGCCTGGCTGGACTGCGGCAGCGGCGCCGACGGACGCCTACGGGAGTGGGACCTGGGGCCGGACGGGGCGCGCGGCCTCAATGCGCAGGAACGTGACATGGTGCGGTTCCGGGTCGCGCAGGGCATCAAGGGCCGCCCCGGGAAGACCCCGGCCGGCTGGGAGCGGTGGGCGGAGGAGGCCTTCCATCCGCCGCAGCCGTGGCGGGAGTTGCTGGGGGCCGCGGTGCGCTCCGCGGCCTCGGCGCCCGGCGCGGTTGAGGACTACAGCTACGGTCGGCCGTCGCGGCGCTCCGCCGGAGTGCCCGGCGTCGTCCTGCCGAGCCTGCGCCGCAGACCGCCCCGGGTCTCGGTGGTCATCGACACCTCCGGGTCCGTCAGCGACGCGGAACTGGGCAGCGCGCTCCTGGAGGTCACCGCCATCTCCCGTGCCGTGGGCGGCCGTCGTGACCTGATCAGCGTGGTGTCCTGCGACTCGGCGGCCCGGATCGCGGACCCCGTGTGCCGGGCCGAGGGCATACGGCTGGTGGGCGGCGGCGGTACGGACCTGCGCTCGGGGTTCGCCGCGGCGCTCCGGCGACGGCCGCACCCCGACGTCGTCGTGGTCCTGACGGACGGGCAGACCCCCTGGCCGGATGCGCGGCCCCCGTGCCGGACGGTCGTGGGTCTCTTTCCGCGCGGGCGGTCGGACGGCTCATGGAACGAGGACGATCCCGACTACGTGCCCGACCTGCCGCCTACCTGGGCCCGCGTCGTCGAGATCGGGTCGGCTCCCTCGGTCAGGTGA
- a CDS encoding AAA family ATPase has protein sequence MSTRTPSAEPDTLLDPVHIDQLGVADALSSLLRDTDTEPRPDSQLEALTLAVAADLPVLLWGEPGIGKTAALTRLAETLDLPLTTVIASVHEPSDFSGLPVLGDDPAEQGVPMAPPDWAVRLVRAGRGLLFLDELSTAPPAVQAALLRLVLERRIGTLQLPSGVRIVAAANPRSSAADGWELSPPLANRFVHLQWVHDHEVVLRGLGGTWPRATLPRLDARKLRQSVDFARRAVCGLLAARPGLVHRLPSSETRRGGAWPSPRSWDMTLSLIAFATAAGSSREVLSLLVRGTVGDGPGLELLASLDRMDLPDPETLLADPAAAVLPERGDLRQAVLDGVVAAVRERPEKARWDAAWALLVRALDTGAPDLVVVPATTLATLRREDWDVPASIERLAGAVTLSRRADDAAARAAVATRAGR, from the coding sequence ATGTCCACACGCACCCCGTCCGCCGAACCCGACACACTCCTCGACCCCGTTCACATCGATCAACTCGGTGTCGCCGACGCGCTGTCCAGCCTGCTCCGCGACACCGACACGGAGCCGCGCCCCGACAGCCAACTGGAGGCTCTGACCCTCGCCGTCGCCGCCGACCTGCCCGTACTCCTGTGGGGCGAGCCGGGGATCGGCAAGACGGCGGCACTGACCCGGCTCGCCGAGACCCTTGATCTGCCGCTGACCACGGTGATCGCCAGCGTCCACGAACCGTCCGACTTCTCGGGGCTGCCCGTCCTCGGCGACGATCCCGCAGAACAGGGCGTGCCCATGGCCCCGCCGGACTGGGCCGTACGACTCGTCCGCGCGGGCCGGGGACTGCTGTTCCTGGATGAACTGTCCACCGCGCCACCGGCAGTTCAGGCCGCCCTGCTCCGGCTCGTCCTGGAGCGGCGCATCGGCACCCTCCAACTGCCCTCCGGCGTACGGATCGTGGCCGCTGCGAACCCGCGCTCCTCGGCGGCCGACGGCTGGGAACTGAGCCCGCCGCTGGCCAACCGGTTCGTCCACCTCCAGTGGGTCCACGACCACGAGGTCGTCCTGCGCGGACTCGGCGGCACCTGGCCGCGTGCGACCCTGCCGCGGCTCGACGCGCGGAAACTGCGTCAGTCCGTGGACTTCGCCCGCCGCGCGGTGTGCGGGCTCCTCGCCGCCCGTCCCGGACTCGTGCACCGGCTGCCCAGCAGCGAGACCCGCCGCGGCGGCGCCTGGCCCTCACCGCGGAGCTGGGACATGACCCTGAGCCTGATCGCCTTCGCGACCGCCGCCGGATCCTCCCGCGAAGTGCTCTCCCTGCTGGTCAGGGGCACGGTCGGGGACGGCCCGGGGCTGGAGCTGCTGGCGAGCCTGGACCGGATGGACCTGCCCGACCCCGAGACCCTGCTCGCCGACCCGGCGGCCGCCGTCCTGCCCGAGCGGGGAGATCTGCGCCAGGCCGTCCTCGACGGTGTGGTGGCCGCGGTGCGTGAGCGGCCGGAGAAGGCACGCTGGGACGCGGCCTGGGCCCTGCTGGTCCGGGCGCTGGACACCGGCGCCCCGGACCTGGTGGTCGTGCCCGCGACCACGCTCGCCACGCTGCGCCGGGAGGACTGGGACGTCCCCGCGTCCATCGAGCGGCTGGCCGGAGCGGTGACCCTGTCCCGGCGGGCGGACGACGCGGCCGCCCGCGCCGCCGTCGCCACGAGGGCGGGACGATGA